The genomic interval GATCTCCGAGACACGCAACAGAACCTTCTCCAGGGATTCCATGTGTACCGGCGGTATTTGGCGGAACTTACCCAGAGTTTTAGCGATACGGGTGCGCCCAATCACCTCGCGGGCAAGGTCTTTATTGAGGGGCGGCAAGGTCACGGCGCGGTCTGCCAAGGCCTCTACCGCAGTACCGCCAGCACCGAAGGTGACCACCGGGCCGAACAGATCATCACGGGTGATCCCCACCAGAATCTCGCGCCCGTTGGGGCGGCGCAGCATAGGTTCTACCGTCAATCCTTCGATGCGAGCGTCGGGGCGGTTGCGTTTGACCGTCTCGATCAGATCCAGATAGGCGCTCCGTACCGCTTGGGCGCTTGACAGGCCGAGCCGCACACCACCAACGTCGCTCTTATGGGTAATGTCTGGGGAGTTAACCTTTAGAGCCACTGGCATACCGATAATCTCGGCCTGGACGAGAGCTTCGGTCGGGGTATGCACCACCACCGCCTGGGCGGTACGGATGTGAAAGGCCCCCAGTACGGCCTTAGATTCAGACTCGGAGAGGATCGTGCGCCCCTCGGACAGTGCGCCCTCGATGATCATTCGTGCCCCCTCGGCGTCCGGCGGGTCACCACGCGAAATGGCGCCTGGGGTCTGTAGGAGCATGTTCTGGTTGCGATAGTGAGCAACCAGGAAGGCGAAGGCCTCGACCACTGTTTCCGGGGTGTGGTAGGTAGGAACTCCTGCGTTGCGCAAGACCTCGCGTCCGGGTTCCACCTGTACATGCCCCATCCAACAGGCAAACACCGGCTTCTTTTGGGCCATGGCAATGCGCGCCACCTCTTCGGCCACTCCGGTGGGGTCGGTCATCGCTTGTGGGGTGAGAATCACCATCACCCCATCGACCCCATCATCCTTGAGGCAGATCTCCAGGGCATGGGCGTAACGATCCGGCGTGGCGTCACCGATGATATCCAGCGGGTTGCTGTGGGACCATGTGGTCGGCAGGAATTGATTGAGCGCAGCCAGAACATCAGTGGAGAGTTCGGCGAGTGGAATATTGAGGTCGGCGGCCCGATCGGTGGCCATCACACCTGGACCGCCACCGTTGGTGATGATGGCGAGTCGTTCGCCTTGTAGCCGGAATCCAGCGGTGAGCGCGGTAGCAGCGGAGAAAAGATTGGTGATCCGCGTTCCACGCACCACACCGGCACGACTGAGCGCGGTATCAAAGACATCATCGGCCCCCACCAATGCCCCAGTGTGCGACATCACTGCCTTGGACCCAGTGGCGTGTCGCCCCACCTTGATCGCAATCACTGGCTTAACACGCGCCGCAGCACGCAATCCACTCATAAAGCTGCGTGCGTTATGCACCCCCTCGATGTAGAGCAGAATACTAGAGGTTTTTGGGTCATTGACTAGGTAGTCGAGGATCTCTCCAAAATCGGCGTCAGCGGAGATCCCCATTGAAACCACTGTGGAAAAGCCAATGTCCTGGGCGGCGGCCCAGTCAAGAATGGCCGTACAGATCGCCCCAGACTGAGAGACCAAGGCAAGCTGCCCAGATCGGGCTGATCCTTTGTTGAAGGTGGCATTAAGACCCACGCTGGGACGCATCACCCCCAAGCAGTTAGGGCCGATGAAGCGCAAATTGTAGCGGCGGGCGTTTTCCATCAACATACGTTCGAGTCGCACGCCCTGGGGACCGGCCTCACGAAAACCGGCAGAGAGGATGATAGCGTTCTTAATGCCATGCACGCCGCACTGCTCAATGATCCCCGGTACGCCGGCTGCAGGAGTTGCGATCACCGCTAGATCAACGGGCTCGTCCAAGGCATCCAAGTTGGGGAACGCTGGTTGCCCCTGGATCTGGCTGTGCTTGGAGTTGATCGCGTAGACCTTGCCCTGAAAGCTCTCAAGCATGTTCTGAAAAACCAACATGCCAACCGCCCCAGGACGCTCGCTGGCACCAAAGACAACAACGGATTTGGGCTCGAAAAACCCGCTAAGGAAGTGTTGAGTCATACTGCTGCGCCTCGTGATGGAAAGAGTGAATGGTGATTTCTAGGAAAGGGACGAAAGCAATCAACCTGCGTCACATATTCACATTGAGAATGCATATTATATTCCTGTTATATGAAATACTCTTTGTGCGCAAAATTAAAAGGAGAGCAATGATATCAACAAGAGCCTATTGACTTCGTGGCGCTTTAGAATTGAATCTGTACACGATAAGGCCGTACCAAGGACACAACCGCATTTATTCCGCAGCCCCTTGACGCAGCAAAGATTCGTCTGACACAGAAACTAGCGCACCTCGCTCACTTACTCAACCAACTGTTAATTCAAGAGTTGCACTTCGAGTTTGAATCCACACGTCAAACTCAGGTTGACTACTTCACATTCCACAGACAAAAAAGCGGCAGACCTTCATAGCCTGCCGCCTTTGTCGTTAGTTAACCTGAGTTCGACGTAAGAAACGCACTAACTCGCTGTATTTATTATCCTTATAACAATCCACACAAAGACGGTCAACTACCTGTGACGCTTGATTCCACGTTATGAGGTGGTGTAGGTCAAATCAATAGTTGACTGTCTTGTTAGAGTCTAACTAAGCCTAGCTGATACAGCAGGCTACATTATCCCTTACGTCGAACTCAGGTTAGTTACAACACCATCAACAAGTACTTGCCGTAAATGTTGCCCTGAACGAACCATAGACTCCGTTTGGTGGGTCCTGAACAATATTAAAATTCATGTACTGTCCGGTAATCATCGTTTTGGTAAGCATATGACCAAACGCACTAAATGCTACACCTTGGATGACTTCGCCGATTGTTCCTGAAAAGTTTATATCTTTACCGTCTTGTGCCCAACTGCCGTGCCCTGGTAATGTCGGACCAGTGGCCCATGTGTGATCTTGCTGTAAGCAGATACTCTTTGTTGCCACCATACCAAACCCTGGCCCTTGATAAAAATAGAATGTCCAGGCGCCTAGTCTTGGCGTTAGATCGGGCGTAACGGCATTGACCACATCAATCAACCCAAACATTGCCACAATGCCTAATAATATTCTCTTCATTTTGCCCTCCAAGTTGTTTTACCGTTTAGGCGGAGGTTAAAGGAATAATTAACTCAAGTTGCCACCTATTCAAAACTCGGGATCGCATCCAGTCGTCCCCCCTCAATCCCCCCGTAAACGGGGGGAGGTCTGCGACCTACTTCCTCCCCGTTTACGGGGAGGGCTGGGGAGGGGGCAAGTAGGTGGCAACTTGGGTTAATTAACTGCCATAAATTCCCATCTATATCCATAATGCCCCCATTGGACGATTATGATAGCTGGCGGTTAAAGATTAATTTCTTGAAACCTATATAACCCAAGTTGCTACCTACATTGAGTAATTCTTTGATCACCCTCCCCTCCCCTCCCCCTCTCCCTGGTCTGTACACTCCCGGTGGAAGGGGGGAGAAAACAACGCCAGCCATTGAGATTGGCCACTAGAGCTAAATATCCTCACTCCCCCTCCCAACGGGAGGGTTGGGGAGAAGGCGATCAAAAAAACTACTTGTCTGAAAAGAATTATGGCTTGAGACCGTAGGTGGCAACTTGGGTTATATATTCTTATCGTGCAAGGGGTGTGTATGTATCTCCGTAAGTTCATCGGCCAAACGCTGACCTACGGAAAAGTCTAGGGTTCCCTCATAGAGGGCACGTCCGGTAATTGCCCCGAGGATGCCCTCACCAGCAACGGCACACAACGCTCGAATATCATCCAGATTGGTAATCCCACCGGAGGCAATAATCGGAACAGTTAGTGCCCGCGCCAAAGCCAGCGTAGAATCTACATTAACTCCCGTCATCATTCCATCACGACCGATGTCGGTATAAATAATACCACTTACTCCCATTTGTTCAAAATTGCGAGCCATGTCAATGATATCGTGCGAGGATATCTTGGACCAACCCTCAATGGCTACTTTCCCACCCCGCGCATCTAGTCCCACCAAAATGTGGCCCGGAAACGCCTTGCAGGACTGCTCCACGAATTCAGGATTGGTCACCGCTTTGGTGCCAAGAATGACATAGCTGACCCCCATTGCCAAATATTCGGCGATGGTATCCATATCACGAATCCCACCCCCTACCTGGATGGGCAAC from Gammaproteobacteria bacterium carries:
- a CDS encoding hypothetical protein (Evidence 5 : Unknown function); its protein translation is MKRILLGIVAMFGLIDVVNAVTPDLTPRLGAWTFYFYQGPGFGMVATKSICLQQDHTWATGPTLPGHGSWAQDGKDINFSGTIGEVIQGVAFSAFGHMLTKTMITGQYMNFNIVQDPPNGVYGSFRATFTASTC
- the hisA gene encoding 1-(5-phosphoribosyl)-5-((5-phosphoribosylamino)methylideneamino) imidazole-4-carboxamide isomerase; the protein is MLLIPAIDLKNGKCVRLRQGRMDDETIFSDNPRAVARRWVEAGARRLHLVDLDGAFAGRPVNGKVIEAISQAYPELPIQVGGGIRDMDTIAEYLAMGVSYVILGTKAVTNPEFVEQSCKAFPGHILVGLDARGGKVAIEGWSKISSHDIIDMARNFEQMGVSGIIYTDIGRDGMMTGVNVDSTLALARALTVPIIASGGITNLDDIRALCAVAGEGILGAITGRALYEGTLDFSVGQRLADELTEIHTHPLHDKNI
- a CDS encoding acetyltransferase, coding for MTQHFLSGFFEPKSVVVFGASERPGAVGMLVFQNMLESFQGKVYAINSKHSQIQGQPAFPNLDALDEPVDLAVIATPAAGVPGIIEQCGVHGIKNAIILSAGFREAGPQGVRLERMLMENARRYNLRFIGPNCLGVMRPSVGLNATFNKGSARSGQLALVSQSGAICTAILDWAAAQDIGFSTVVSMGISADADFGEILDYLVNDPKTSSILLYIEGVHNARSFMSGLRAAARVKPVIAIKVGRHATGSKAVMSHTGALVGADDVFDTALSRAGVVRGTRITNLFSAATALTAGFRLQGERLAIITNGGGPGVMATDRAADLNIPLAELSTDVLAALNQFLPTTWSHSNPLDIIGDATPDRYAHALEICLKDDGVDGVMVILTPQAMTDPTGVAEEVARIAMAQKKPVFACWMGHVQVEPGREVLRNAGVPTYHTPETVVEAFAFLVAHYRNQNMLLQTPGAISRGDPPDAEGARMIIEGALSEGRTILSESESKAVLGAFHIRTAQAVVVHTPTEALVQAEIIGMPVALKVNSPDITHKSDVGGVRLGLSSAQAVRSAYLDLIETVKRNRPDARIEGLTVEPMLRRPNGREILVGITRDDLFGPVVTFGAGGTAVEALADRAVTLPPLNKDLAREVIGRTRIAKTLGKFRQIPPVHMESLEKVLLRVSEIACELPLVKELDINPLIVDETGAIAVDARIVVGYHSGTMRPYDHMAIHPYPHYLVSHWQLPDGTDVTIRPISPEDAKIGYTFVHNLSVRSKYFRFMQSLEDLTPAMLARFTQIDYDREMALIATVQQNGQEIEIGVTRYTTNPDGKTCEMAIVVADDWQRRGIGHHLLERLMSRARDYGLEVMEGNVIANNDDMLRMVERHGFAITEVPDDALIRRIHKQLR